The genomic stretch TTCTTTGCTGCGGATCAGCCGCGCCTGTTCCAGCGCGGGAGTAAATGCTAGATCGACTTTAGAAGCGATCGGTTCTCGGTCATCAATCATCGCAGTTTCTCCCGTGCTTGGTAAGATTCGGTCTAGCTTATCGATTGTAGGTTGAGTTGAGCCCGATCAAGCCAATCCCACTAACTTATAGCTCAGTTCCCACATCCGCACAGCATTCTCATCATCGCGAGCTTGGGGAGATACCTGTTGCACAAACGACTTACGGTTTTTCTTCTGGCGATTTCCCCAGCTCCAATAAGCACCCGATTGTCTGTATTCCGGATCGGCGACTACCGCCGCCACCCTCTCGCCAGCCAACTCTTGAGATACGTATCCCCCCGTAATGTACTTCTGGAACAAGGGGAAAAGTTTCTGAAAGAGGGGATAGTGATTGCGGAATAGGGGCGTTTCTGCAACGCATCCCGGATAGAGAGAACTGAAGGTGATATCGGTTGAGGAGTGAAAGCGGCGATGCAGTTCCCGCATTGTCAGGACGTTGCAGACCTTGCTGTCCTTGTACGCCTTCACCGATTCAAACTTCTTACCATCAATCATGGAAATCGGATCTTTAAATCCGGCGGCAAAACCCTCAAAATTGCCTAAATCCGGACGCGGCGGAATCTTCCCGCCCAATTCGTCGGGGTTGTGGGTCACCGTTCCCAAAATCACCAACCGTCGATCGCGATAAGATGACCGTTTGAGATCCTCCAGCATCAGGTTGCACAGCAGGAAATGACCCAGGTGATTCGTGGTAACGGTCAATTCGTAGC from Aerosakkonema funiforme FACHB-1375 encodes the following:
- a CDS encoding protochlorophyllide reductase, with amino-acid sequence MEQPRKPTVAITGTSSGVGLYAAKALVKRGWHVVMGCRDLDKAARAAQSVGIPSDSYTLIHIDLGSLQSVRRFVENFRARGLSLDALLCNAAIYMPLLKEPLRSPEGYELTVTTNHLGHFLLCNLMLEDLKRSSYRDRRLVILGTVTHNPDELGGKIPPRPDLGNFEGFAAGFKDPISMIDGKKFESVKAYKDSKVCNVLTMRELHRRFHSSTDITFSSLYPGCVAETPLFRNHYPLFQKLFPLFQKYITGGYVSQELAGERVAAVVADPEYRQSGAYWSWGNRQKKNRKSFVQQVSPQARDDENAVRMWELSYKLVGLA